A genomic region of Glycine max cultivar Williams 82 chromosome 15, Glycine_max_v4.0, whole genome shotgun sequence contains the following coding sequences:
- the LOC100812973 gene encoding microtubule-associated protein 70-5 has translation MVASEDIYGGEEVSLVQPDPVGLQIDRLQNQLTEKVKELATCQSEIKALRATEAKKDKAIEELRNEVGKLDDKLRLTEDHLKHKKLEIKKLTEEKKDALAAQYAAEATLRRLHADQKEDDFVPLESVITPLEAEIKMYRNEIASLQEDKKALERLTKSKEAALLEAEKILRSALERVLIVEEVQNENFDLKRQIEICQEENKILEKTHRQKILEVEKLSQTIHELEEVILSSGVNANAVRDYQRQISELQEEKRTLERELARVKVSANRVATVVANEWKDENDKVMPVKQWLEERRIMQAEMQRLKDKLAISERTAKAESQLKDKLKMRLKTLEEGLKHFSNNPVSSNSGSAKSEKYKILSFLTTNGGLRNRCTSQPRGSTNGSSLFQKSNAKSNTESVTESLIPGSIMKKKYGTAENVLKKGIWASRHKVADSDEKENEMQVNAGMNLNKCNDKKEAAEIKTSVDVDDDSKSNSCNDLGSNDVVSGFLYDRLQKEVINLRKSCEIKESNLYTKDEEIKMLTKKVDALTKAMEIEWKKMKREAAAREKEAASTKSDDNRKLRRSNSSRRMI, from the exons AAAAGGTTAAGGAACTGGCAACTTGCCAGAGTGAAATCAAGGCCTTAAGGGCAACTGAAGCTAAAAAGGACAAGGCCATAGAAGAG CTGAGAAATGAAGTCGGTAAGCTGGACGATAAACTTAGACTTACTGAGGATCATCTCAAACATAAG AAGCTAGAAATCAAGAAACTGacagaggaaaagaaagatgCATTGGCCGCACAATATGCGGCAGAAGCAACTCTTAGAAGGTTACATGCAGATCAAAAGGAAGATGATTTTGTTCCTCTTGAGAGTGTCATTACTCCTCTTGAAGCTGAGATTAAGATGTATAGGAATGAG ATTGCATCACTACAAGAAGATAAGAAAGCTTTGGAACGACTCACAAAGTCAAAAGAGGCAGCATTGCTTGAAGCAGAGAAGATTTTAAGAAGTGCACTAGAGAGAGTTTTAATAGTTGAGGaagttcaaaatgaaaattttgacttGAAGAGACAGATTGAAATCTGCCAG GAAGAGAACAAAATCTTAGAGAAAACACATCGCCAAAAGATTTTGGAAGTTGAAAAACTTAGCCAAACCATCCATGAACTTGAGGAGGTCATCTTATCCAGTGGAGTCAATGCTAATGCTGTTCGCGATTACCAGCGACAGATTTCTGAATTGCAA GAGGAGAAAAGGACACTGGAGAGGGAGCTAGCAAGGGTAAAAGTTTCAGCCAACAGAGTTGCAACTGTTGTGGCGAATGAGTGGAAGGATGAGAATGACAAGGTCATGCCTGTCAAGCAATGGCTTGAAGAGAGAAGGATAATGCAG GCAGAGATGCAACGATTGAAAGATAAGCTAGCTATATCAGAGAGAACAGCAAAGGCAGAGTCACAATTGAAG GATAAACTCAAGATGAGGTTAAAAACACTAGAAGAAGGCTTAAAGCATTTCTCAAATAACCCAGTCAGTTCAAATTCCGGGTCTGCAAAATCAGAAAAGTATAAGATCTTAAGCTTCCTAACGACCAATGGTGGACTGAGAAACAGATGCACATCACAACCAAGGGGATCTACTAATGGAAGCTCTTTGTTCCAAAAGTCAAATGCAAAAAGCAACACAGAGAGTGTTACTGAGAGCCTAATACCAGGCAGcattatgaaaaagaaatatggtACTGCAGAAAATGTGTTGAAGAAAGGTATATGGGCATCAAGACACAAAGTTGCTGATagtgatgaaaaagaaaatgagatgcAGGTGAACGCAGgcatgaatttaaataaatgcaatgataaaaaagaagcagcagaaattaaaaccagtgttgatgttgatgacGACTCTAAAAGCAATAGCTGTAATGATTTAGGCAGCAATGATGTGGTCTCAGGTTTTCTATATGATAGGCTTCAAAAAGAGGTCATCAATTTGAGGAAATCTTGTGAAATTAAAGAGAGTAATTTGTACACTAAAGATGAAGAAATAAAG atGCTCACAAAGAAAGTTGATGCATTGACAAAGGCTATGGAAATAGagtggaagaaaatgaaaagagaagcaGCTGCTAGAGAGAAGGAGGCTGCATCAACAAAATCAGATGATAACAGGAAACTCAGACGCTCAAATTCCTCTagaag GATGATATGA
- the LOC100813509 gene encoding pentatricopeptide repeat-containing protein At4g16390, chloroplastic encodes MAQSFLLCCSSSSFPPHPPSSSSFHYRQKITNASSVPSYSSRHFKLPNFSSSHQPKTLLQDAKLDDPNAKSSPLSKTSIWVNPKSPRAKHLWKNSYHARSSSLTKLAKSLDSCNPTQEHVSEILKVLGDSVLEPDAVFILNSMVNPYTALLAVEYFKQKVKSVRHVILYNVTLKLFRKVKDFEGAEKLFDEMLHRGVNPNLITFSTMISCASVCSLPHKAVKWFEMMPSFGCEPDNNVCSSMIYAYTRTGNTDMALRLYDRAKAGKWHVDTAVFSGLIKMYGVSGNYVGCLNVYNDMKVLGAKPNLTTYNALLYAMGRAKRARDAKAIYGEMISNGLSPNWPTYAALLQAYCRARFNRDALNVYKEMKEKGKDLDILLYNMLFDMCANVGCVDEAVKIFEHMKSSGTCPPDSFTYASLINMYSSIGKILEMEAMFNEMMESGFEPNIIVLTSLVHCYGKAKRTDDVVKIFNQLMDLGISPDGRFCDCLLYAMTQVPKEELGKLSGCVEKANPKLGSVLRYIMEKQEGGGDFRTEASELFNSTEADVKKSMCNCLIDLCVSLDVPDRARDLLDLGLTLEIYPDIQSRSQAKWSLHLKRLSVGAALTALSVWISDLSKALELGEELPPLLGINTGGGKHRFSDKVLPTVFESYLKELKAPFHKDANKAGWFLATSEAATSWLQSRGSTVALPQ; translated from the coding sequence ATGGCTCAGTCTTTCCTTCTCTGctgttcttcttcctcttttcctcctcatcctccttcttcttcttccttccattATCGTCAAAAAATAACCAACGCCAGTTCTGTCCCTTCTTACTCTTCCCGCCATTTCAAACTTCCCAACTTCTCTTCTTCCCATCAACCCAAAACCCTTCTACAAGACGCAAAACTCGATGACCCAAATGCAAAGTCTTCGCCTTTATCCAAAACTTCCATCTGGGTCAATCCCAAAAGCCCCAGAGCCAAACACCTTTGGAAGAATTCCTATCACGCCAGGTCATCATCTCTCACCAAACTCGCCAAGTCTCTCGATTCCTGCAACCCCACCCAGGAACACGTCTCTGAAATCCTCAAAGTATTGGGGGACAGTGTTTTAGAACCTGATGCAGTGTTTATTCTCAATTCCATGGTGAATCCCTACACCGCACTCCTCGCTGTTGAGTACTTCAAGCAGAAGGTTAAATCCGTTAGGCATGTTATTCTCTACAACGTTACCCTGAAGCTGTTTAGGAAGGTAAAAGATTTCGAAGGAGCAGAGAAGCTGTTTGATGAAATGCTTCACAGAGGGGTCAACCCCAATCTCATTACATTTTCAACTATGATTAGCTGTGCTTCCGTGTGTTCTTTGCCGCATAAGGCTGTGAAGTGGTTTGAGATGATGCCCTCTTTCGGGTGTGAACCGGATAACAATGTGTGCTCGTCTATGATATATGCTTATACAAGAACTGGCAATACTGATATGGCTTTGAGACTGTATGATCGTGCAAAAGCAGGGAAATGGCATGTTGACACGGCAGTGTTCTCGGGGTTGATTAAGATGTATGGGGTGTCTGGGAACTATGTTGGATGCTTGAATGTTTACAATGATATGAAGGTTCTTGGTGCGAAGCCGAACTTGACAACATATAATGCTCTGTTGTATGCCATGGGGAGAGCTAAGAGGGCCAGGGATGCCAAGGCTATATATGGGGAGATGATAAGTAATGGATTGTCACCAAATTGGCCTACCTATGCAGCTTTGTTACAAGCCTATTGTAGAGCACGGTTTAACAGAGACGCGCTGAATGTTTACAAGGAAATGAAGGAGAAGGGGAAGGATTTGGATATACTTCTTTATAACATGCTTTTTGACATGTGTGCAAATGTTGGATGTGTGGATGAAGCTGTTAAAATTTTTGAACACATGAAAAGTTCCGGGACTTGCCCGCCGGACAGTTTCACATATGCGTCCTTGATCAACATGTACTCCAGCATAGGGAAAATTTTAGAGATGGAAGCCATGTTCAATGAAATGATGGAATCTGGATTTGAGCCTAATATCATAGTTCTGACATCACTTGTCCATTGCTATGGAAAAGCCAAGCGAACTGATGATGTTGTGAAGATATTTAATCAGCTCATGGATTTGGGCATCAGTCCTGATGGTCGCTTCTGTGATTGTCTTCTGTATGCAATGACCCAAGTACCAAAAGAAGAACTTGGTAAGCTATCAGGTTGCGTTGAGAAGGCTAATCCAAAGCTTGGGTCTGTGTTAAGATATATAATGGAAAAGCAAGAGGGTGGTGGAGATTTTAGAACGGAGGCATCAGAACTTTTTAATTCAACGGAAGCTGATGTAAAGAAGTCCATGTGCAATTGTCTAATTGATCTTTGTGTGAGCCTGGATGTGCCAGACAGAGCTCGTGACCTTCTGGACCTGGGGCTGACTCTTGAGATATATCCAGATATACAGTCAAGGTCTCAAGCCAAGTGGTCTCTGCACCTAAAGAGACTCTCAGTTGGAGCTGCTCTGACTGCCTTAAGTGTTTGGATAAGTGACTTGTCTAAGGCTTTGGAACTAGGGGAGGAGCTTCCACCACTACTTGGAATTAATACTGGGGGAGGGAAACACAGGTTTTCAGATAAAGTTTTGCCTACTGTATTTGAATCATATCTGAAGGAACTTAAAGCTCCATTTCATAAGGATGCAAATAAGGCAGGCTGGTTTTTGGCTACCAGTGAAGCAGCCACATCATGGCTGCAATCTAGGGGTTCAACAGTGGCTCTTCCCCAATGA
- the LOC106796311 gene encoding pentatricopeptide repeat-containing protein At4g16390, chloroplastic, which produces MAQSYLPCNTSSSSSSSSSSSISPIPCSSAFYCRKPITTYNSFSYFSRHFKLPTFPLSHNKPKTLLQVQAANTPQDPDAKSSPLPQTSIWVNPKSPRAKHLWKNPYHARSSSLTKLAKSLDSCNPTQQHVSEILRVLGDNVFESDAVVILNSMVNPYTALLAVNYFNQKIKPSRHVVLYNVTLKLFRAVRDFEGEEKVFDEMLQRGVNPNLITFSTIISSASMFSLPHKAIEFFEKMPSFGVQPDAGLTSFMIHAYACSWNADMALELYDRAKAERWRVDTAAFLALIKMFGKFDNFDGCLRVYNDMKVLGTKPIKETYDTLLYVMGRAKRAGDAKAIYEEMISNGFSPNWPTYAALLEAYCKARCHEDALRVYKEMKKEKGMNVDVFLYNLLFDMCADVGCMDEAVEIFEDMKSSRTCQPDNFTYSCLINMYSSHLKQTESLESSNPWEQQVSTILKGIGDMVSEGDVIFILNKMVNPNTASFVLRYFLSKINFTTDKELILYNATLNLFRKSRDFEGAEKLFDEMLQRGVKPNNFTFSTMVNCANKPVELFEKMSGFGYEPDGITCSAMVYAYALSNNVDKAVSLYDRAIAEKWCLDAAAFSALIKMYSMAGNYDRCLKIYQEMKVLGVKPNVVTYNTLLGAMLKAEKHRQAKAIYKEMRSNGVSPDFITYACLLEVYTIAHYSEDALGVYKEMKGNGMDMTADLYNKLLAMYADMGYIDRAVEIFYEMNSSGTCQPDSWTFASLIAIYSRSGKVSEAEGMLNEMIQSGFQPTIFVLTSLVHCYGKAKRTDDVVKVFKQLLELGIVPNDHFCCSLLNVLTQAPKEELGKLTDCIEKANTKLGSVVKYLVEEEGDGDFRNEVSEFLNSIDAEVKMPLCNCLIDLCVKLNVPERACDLLDLGLMLEIYKNIQSKSQTQWSLHLKELSVGAAMTALHVWINDLSKALESGEDLPPLLGINTGKGKHKYSEKGLAGIFESHLKELNAPFHEAKAGWFLATKAPAKSWLESRGSIADLNFELYGFGCSNNDPKYR; this is translated from the coding sequence atgGCTCAATCTTACCTTCCCTGCaacacttcttcttcttcttcttcttcttcttcttcttccatttctCCTATTCCTTGTTCTTCTGCCTTCTATTGTCGTAAACCTATCACCACTTATAACTCCTTCTCTTACTTTTCCCGCCATTTCAAACTTCCCACCTTCCCTCTCTCTCATAATAAACCCAAAACCCTTCTCCAAGTCCAAGCCGCCAACACTCCACAGGACCCAGATGCAAAGTCTTCGCCTTTACCCCAAACTTCCATCTGGGTCAATCCCAAAAGCCCCAGAGCCAAACACCTTTGGAAGAATCCCTATCACGCCAGGTCTTCATCTCTCACCAAACTCGCCAAGTCTCTCGATTCCTGCAACCCCACCCAGCAACACGTCTCTGAAATCCTCAGAGTTTTGGGGGACAACGTTTTTGAATCTGATGCCGTGGTTATTCTCAATTCCATGGTCAATCCCTACACTGCACTCCTCGCTGTTAACTACTTCAATCAGAAGATTAAACCTTCTAGGCATGTTGTTCTCTACAACGTCACCCTGAAGCTGTTCAGGGCGGTAAGGGATTTCGAAGGTGAAGAGAAGGTGTTTGATGAAATGCTTCAAAGAGGGGTCAACCCGAATCTCATTACGTTTTCAACTATCATTAGCTCTGCTTCTATGTTTTCTTTGCCGCACAAGGCTATCGAGTTTTTTgagaaaatgccctcctttggGGTTCAACCCGATGCCGGTTTAACCTCCTTTATGATTCATGCTTATGCATGTAGTTGGAATGCTGATATGGCTTTGGAACTGTATGATCGTGCAAAAGCAGAGAGATGGCGGGTTGATACAGCGGCATTCTTGGCATTGATTAAGATGTTTGGGAAGTTTGACAATTTTGATGGATGTTTAAGAGTTTACAATGATATGAAGGTTCTTGGTACCAAGCCTATCAAGGAAACTTATGACACTCTGTTGTATGTCATGGGGAGAGCTAAGAGAGCCGGGGATGCCAAGGCTATATATGAGGAGATGATAAGTAATGGATTTTCACCCAATTGGCCTACCTATGCAGCTCTTTTAGAAGCCTATTGTAAAGCACGGTGTCATGAGGATGCGTTGAGAGTTTataaggaaatgaagaaggaaaagggAATGAATGTGGATGTATTTCTTTATAACTTGCTTTTTGACATGTGTGCTGATGTTGGTTGCATGGATGAAGCTGTTGAAATCTTTGAAGACATGAAAAGTTCAAGGACTTGCCAGCCAGACAATTTTACATACTCGTGCTTGATCAACATGTACAGTTCTCATCTCAAACAAACCGAGTCTTTGGAATCAAGCAATCCATGGGAGCAACAGGTCTCCACAATTTTGAAGGGTATAGGGGACATGGTTTCAGAAGGAGATGTTATATTTATTCTCAATAAGATGGTAAATCCCAACACTGCATCCTTTGTTCTTAGATACTTCCTGAGCAAGATTAATTTCACGACAGATAAGGAGTTGATTCTTTACAATGCTACCCTGAATTTGTTTAGGAAGTCTAGGGATTTTGAAGGAGCAGAGAAGTTGTTCGATGAGATGCTTCAAAGAGGGGTAAAACCAAATAACTTTACATTTTCAACTATGGTTAACTGTGCTAATAAGCCTGTGGAGTTGTTTGAAAAGATGTCTGGTTTTGGGTATGAACCTGATGGCATCACATGCTCAGCCATGGTATATGCTTATGCACTTTCAAATAATGTTGACAAGGCTGTAAGCCTATATGATCGTGCAATAGCAGAGAAATGGTGCCTTGATGCAGCAGCGTTCTCGGCATTGATTAAGATGTATAGCATGGCAGGAAACTATGATAGATGCTTGAAAATCTACCAAGAAATGAAAGTTCTTGGTGTGAAGCCTAATGTGGTGACATATAACACTCTGTTGGGTGCCATGTTGAAAGCTGAGAAGCACCGACAGGCGAAGGCTATATATAAAGAGATGAGAAGTAATGGAGTTTCACCAGATTTTATAACATATGCATGTCTTTTGGAAGTCTATACCATAGCACATTATAGTGAAGATGCTCTTGGTGTTTATAAGGAAATGAAGGGGAATGGAATGGATATGACTGCAGATCTTTATAACAAGCTTTTAGCTATGTATGCTGATATGGGCTACATAGATAGAGCTgttgaaatattttatgaaatgaaCAGTTCTGGGACTTGCCAGCCTGACAGTTGGACATTTGCATCCTTGATTGCTATTTATTCCCGCAGTGGGAAAGTTTCAGAGGCGGAAGGGATGTTGAATGAAATGATCCAATCTGGATTTCAACCTACTATTTTTGTTCTGACATCACTTGTCCATTGCTATGGAAAAGCTAAGCGAACTGATGATGTTGTGAAGGTATTTAAGCAACTTCTGGAATTGGGCATTGTTCCAAATGATCACTTCTGCTGTTCTCTTCTAAATGTTCTGACTCAAGCACCAAAAGAAGAGCTTGGTAAGCTAACAGATTGCATTGAAAAGGCTAACACAAAGCTTGGTTCTGTGGTAAAATATTTGGTGGAAGAGGAGGGTGATGGGgattttagaaatgaagtctcagaATTTCTTAATTCAATTGATGCTGAAGTGAAGATGCCTTTATGCAATTGTCTCATTGATCTTTGTGTCAAACTGAATGTGCCTGAAAGAGCATGTGACCTTCTGGATTTAGGATTGATGCTTgagatatataaaaatatccagTCCAAATCCCAAACTCAGTGGTCTTTGCATCTGAAAGAACTCTCAGTTGGAGCTGCTATGACTGCATTACATGTTTGGATTAATGACTTGTCCAAGGCATTGGAATCAGGGGAAGACCTTCCTCCACTACTTGGAATTAATACTGGGAAAGGAAAACATAAGTATTCAGAAAAAGGCTTAGCTGGTATATTTGAATCACATTTGAAGGAACTCAATGCTCCATTTCATGAGGCTAAGGCTGGTTGGTTTTTGGCTACAAAGGCTCCAGCGAAATCATGGCTGGAGTCTAGGGGTTCAATTGCTGATTTGAACTTTGAACTCTATGGTTTTGGGTGTTCCAACAATGACCCTAAGTATCGataa
- the LOC100814052 gene encoding pentatricopeptide repeat-containing protein At4g16390, chloroplastic: protein MCIFLFPNPYQLSNNSIGVVYSDSNRQRGKMAQPYPLCPSPSASSFSFHSRIPFFTIVPSHSKTLLHAPRFSLQPVNTLQDAKLDDPDAKSPSLSKNSIWVNPRSPRAKHLQKNSPHARSSSLTKLAKSLDSCNPTEQHVSEILNVLRDNVSERDAVFILNTMVNPNTALLALKYFQPKINPAKHVVLYNVTLKVLREVKDFEGAEKLFDEMLQRGVEPNLITFSTIISSASVCSLPDKAIKWFEKMPSFGVEPDASVGSFMIHAYAHSGKADMALELYDRAKAEKWRVDTVAFSVLIKMCGMLENFDGCLSVYNDMKVLGAKPNMVTYNTLLYAMGRAKRALDAKAIYEEMISNGFSPNWPTHAALLQAYCKARFCEDALGVYKEMKKKGMDVNLFLYNLLFDMCADVGCMDEAVEIFEDMKSSGTCQPDNFTYSCLINMYSSHLKRTDSLESSNPWEQQVSTILKGLGDNVSEGDVIFILNRMVDPNTASFVLRYFQNMVNFTRDKEVILYNVVINLFRKSRDFEGAEKLFDEMLQRGVKPDNITFSTLVNCASVSGLPNKAVELFEKMSGFGCEPDGITCSGMVYAYARTNNVDKAVNLYDRAKAENWSLDAVTFSTLIKMYSMAGNYDKCLEVYQEMKVLGVKPNVATYNTLLGAMLRSKKHRQAKAIHKEMKSNGVSPDFITYASLLEVYTRAQCSEDALGVYKEMKGNGMDMTADLYNKLLAMCADVGYTDRAVEIFYEMKSSGTCQPDSWTFSSLITIYSRSGKVSEVEGMLNEMIQSGFQPTIFVMTSLIRCYGKAKRTDDVVKIFKQLLDLGIVPNDHFCCCLLNVLTQTPKEELGKLTDCIEKANTKLGTVVRYLVEEQESDEGFRKETLELLNSIDAEVKKPLCNCLIDLCVKLNVPERACGLLDLGLMLEIYKNIQSKSQTQWSLHLKELSVGAAMTALHVWINDLSEALESGEDLPPLLGINTGQGKHKYSDKGLASVFESRLKELNAPFHEAKAGWFLVTKAAAKLWLESRDSTESIAGLNFLVLDVPTMAL from the coding sequence ATGTGTATCTTTCTCTTTCCCAACCCGTATCAACTGTCTAACAATTCTATCGGTGTCGTATACTCAGACAGTAACAGACAGAGGGGGAAAATGGCTCAGCCTTACCCTCTTTGTCCTTCCCCTTCAGCTTCTTCCTTCTCATTCCATTCTCGCATACCCTTCTTCACCATCGTCCCTTCTCATTCCAAAACCCTTCTCCACGCCCCACGCTTCTCCTTACAACCCGTTAATACTCTCCAAGACGCAAAACTCGACGACCCAGATGCAAAGTCTCCGTCTTTATCGAAAAACTCCATCTGGGTCAATCCCAGAAGCCCCAGAGCCAAACACCTCCAGAAGAATTCCCCTCATGCCAGGTCATCTTCTCTCACCAAACTCGCCAAGTCACTGGACTCGTGCAACCCCACCGAGCAGCACGTCTCTGAAATCCTCAACGTTTTGAGGGACAATGTTTCAGAACGCGACGCTGTGTTTATTCTCAACACAATGGTTAATCCCAACACTGCACTTCTCGCTCTTAAGTACTTTCAGCCAAAGATTAACCCCGCCAAGCACGTTGTTCTTTACAACGTTACCCTGAAGGTGTTGAGGGAGGTAAAGGATTTTGAAGGTGCAGAGAAGCTGTTTGATGAAATGCTTCAGAGAGGGGTCGAGCCGAATCTCATTACGTTTTCAACTATAATTAGCTCTGCTTCCGTGTGTTCTTTGCCAGATAAGGCTATAAAGTGGTTTgagaaaatgccctcctttggGGTTGAACCTGATGCGAGTGTAGGCTCCTTTATGATTCATGCTTATGCGCATAGTGGGAAGGCTGACATGGCTTTGGAACTGTATGATCGTGCAAAAGCAGAGAAATGGCGGGTTGATACGGTGGCATTCTCTGTGTTGATTAAGATGTGTGGGATGTTGGAGAATTTTGATGGATGTTTAAGTGTTTACAATGATATGAAGGTTCTTGGTGCCAAGCCTAACATGGTAACTTATAACACTCTGTTGTATGCCATGGGGAGAGCTAAGAGGGCCTTGGATGCCAAGGCTATATATGAGGAGATGATAAGTAATGGATTTTCACCCAATTGGCCTACCCATGCAGCTCTTTTACAAGCCTATTGCAAAGCACGGTTTTGTGAGGATGCGCTGGGAGTTTATaaggaaatgaagaaaaagGGAATGGatgtgaatttatttttatataacttgcTTTTTGACATGTGTGCTGATGTTGGTTGCATGGATGAAGCTGTTGAAATCTTCGAAGACATGAAAAGTTCAGGGACTTGTCAGCCCGACAATTTTACTTACTCGTGCTTGATCAACATGTACAGTTCTCATCTCAAACGCACCGACTCTTTGGAGTCAAGCAATCCTTGGGAGCAACAGGTCTCCACAATTTTGAAGGGTCTGGGGGACAATGTTTCAGAAGGAGATGTTATATTTATTCTCAATAGGATGGTGGATCCCAACACTGCATCCTTTGTTCTTAGATACTTTCAGAACATGGTTAATTTCACTAGAGATAAAGAGGTGATTCTTTACAATGTGGTCATTAATTTGTTTAGGAAGTCTAGGGATTTTGAAGGAGCAGAGAAGTTGTTTGATGAAATGCTTCAAAGAGGAGTAAAACCTGACAACATTACATTTTCAACTTTGGTTAACTGTGCTAGCGTGTCTGGTTTGCCTAATAAGGCTGTGGAGTTATTTGAAAAGATGTCTGGCTTTGGGTGTGAACCTGATGGCATCACATGCTCAGGCATGGTATATGCTTATGCACGTACTAATAATGTTGACAAGGCTGTCAATCTATATGATCGTGCAAAAGCTGAGAACTGGAGCCTTGATGCAGTAACATTCTCAACATTGATTAAGATGTATAGCATGGCAGGAAACTATGATAAATGCTTGGAAGTCTACCAAGAAATGAAGGTTCTTGGTGTGAAGCCTAATGTGGCAACGTATAACACTCTGTTGGGTGCCATGTTGAGATCTAAGAAGCACCGACAGGCCAAGGCTATACATAAAGAGATGAAAAGTAATGGAGTTTCACCAGATTTTATAACATATGCATCACTTTTGGAAGTTTATACTAGAGCACAATGTAGCGAAGATGCTCTTGGTGTTTATAAGGAAATGAAGGGGAATGGAATGGATATGACTGCAGATCTTTATAACAAGCTTTTAGCTATGTGTGCTGATGTTGGCTACACTGATAGAgctgttgaaattttttatgaaatgaaaaGTTCTGGGACTTGCCAGCCTGACAGTTGGACATTTTCATCCTTGATTACCATTTATTCCCGCAGTGGTAAAGTTTCAGAGGTGGAAGGGATGTTGAATGAAATGATCCAATCTGGATTTCAACCTACAATTTTTGTTATGACATCACTCATCCGGTGCTATGGAAAAGCAAAGCGAACTGATGATGTTGTGAAGATATTTAAACAGCTCCTGGATTTGGGCATTGTTCCAAATGATCACTTCTGCTGTTGCCTTTTAAATGTTCTGACTCAAACACCAAAAGAAGAGCTTGGTAAGCTAACAGATTGCATTGAGAAGGCTAATACAAAGCTTGGGACTGTGGTAAGATATTTGGTGGAAGAGCAGGAGAGTGATGAAGGCTTTAGAAAGGAAACACTAGaacttttaaattcaattgATGCTGAAGTAAAGAAGCCTTTATGCAATTGTCTAATTGATCTTTGTGTCAAACTGAATGTGCCTGAAAGAGCATGTGGCCTTCTGGATTTAGGATTGATGCTTgagatatataaaaatatccagTCCAAATCCCAAACTCAGTGGTCTTTGCATCTGAAAGAACTCTCAGTTGGAGCTGCTATGACTGCATTACATGTTTGGATTAATGACTTGTCCGAGGCATTGGAATCAGGGGAAGACCTTCCTCCACTACTTGGAATTAATACTGGGCAAGGAAAACACAAGTATTCAGACAAAGGCTTGGCTAGTGTATTTGAATCCCGTTTGAAGGAACTCAATGCTCCATTTCATGAGGCTAAGGCTGGCTGGTTTTTGGTTACAAAAGCAGCAGCCAAATTATGGCTGGAGTCTAGGGATTCAACCGAATCAATTGCTGGTTTGAACTTTCTGGTTTTAGATGTTCCAACAATGGCCCTTTAG